In a genomic window of Deinococcus radiotolerans:
- a CDS encoding MIP/aquaporin family protein produces the protein MTFKPSQEFMAELLGTMVLILFGCGVVAMVVLFQSTNPSIPGQIVNGGYTNITLGWGFAVLMGIFISGTISGAHLNPAVTIALAVTGRFPWAKAPHYIAGQFIGAFLGAAIVFAVYHAKWLGFDPGLANTTGIFSTFPAVPGFWPGFIDQVVGTALLMGLILAIGDKLNNAAGAAWGALAVAFVVMAIGMSFGGMHGYAINPARDLGPRLFALVAGFRNTGFENGVWLVPVIGPIVGAIVGALIYDTFIGKPLLRAGEALPGVKGADPAYNAEHQR, from the coding sequence ATGACATTCAAACCCTCGCAGGAATTCATGGCCGAACTGCTGGGCACCATGGTGCTCATCCTGTTCGGCTGTGGCGTCGTCGCCATGGTCGTGCTGTTCCAGTCGACCAACCCCAGCATCCCGGGGCAGATCGTCAATGGCGGCTACACCAACATCACGCTCGGCTGGGGCTTCGCCGTCCTGATGGGCATCTTCATCTCCGGCACGATCAGCGGCGCGCACCTGAACCCGGCCGTGACCATCGCCCTGGCCGTCACCGGCCGCTTCCCGTGGGCCAAGGCGCCGCACTACATCGCCGGGCAGTTCATCGGCGCGTTCCTGGGCGCCGCCATCGTATTCGCGGTGTACCACGCCAAGTGGCTGGGCTTCGACCCGGGGCTGGCCAACACCACGGGAATCTTCAGCACCTTCCCCGCCGTGCCCGGCTTCTGGCCCGGCTTCATTGATCAGGTGGTGGGCACCGCGCTGCTTATGGGCCTGATCCTGGCCATCGGCGACAAGCTGAACAACGCCGCGGGCGCCGCCTGGGGCGCGCTGGCTGTGGCGTTCGTGGTCATGGCGATCGGCATGAGCTTCGGCGGCATGCACGGCTACGCCATCAACCCCGCCCGTGACCTGGGCCCGCGCCTGTTCGCGCTGGTCGCCGGGTTCAGGAACACAGGCTTCGAGAACGGCGTGTGGCTGGTGCCGGTCATCGGGCCCATCGTGGGCGCCATCGTGGGCGCCCTGATCTACGACACGTTCATCGGGAAGCCCCTGCTGCGCGCCGGGGAAGCCCTGCCGGGCGTCAAGGGCGCCGACCCCGCCTACAACGCCGAACACCAGCGCTGA
- a CDS encoding heavy metal translocating P-type ATPase, with the protein MSQTMELGVGGMTCASCTARVERSLKRLSGVEDATVNLATERATVTFDPAHVTPQDLVNTVRSAGYEPATADLEFGVGGMTCANCSGRVERALNRTPGVLSASVNLATERASVRYLPQSVTPDTLRAAVVDAGYSVADAEAEVAENPRAAEVRSLRRAVTFSAAFAVPLLLLAMAPMLIMPLHMWLMSTLGERSLNVLMLLLAAPVQFGPGRRFYRLGWAALRHRSPDMNSLVMIGTTAAFGYSLLVTLAPDLFPPGTRHVYYEASGVVITLVLLGKYFEAVAKGRSSDAMRALLNLQPPVAHVLRGGTEQDLPLAAVRVGDEILVRPGEKIPVDGVVERGSSFVDESMLTGESVPVHKEAGAELTGGTLNGTGALHLRATRVGADTALAGIIRLVERAQGSKPPIQGLADRVVAVFVPAVLVIAALTFMAWLLAGGPDALPRALVSTVAVLIIACPCAMGLATPTSVMVGTGRAAELGVLFRSGAALEGLQDAQVVALDKTGTLTQGRPTLGEVRAVAPWTRGDVLRVVGSVEASSEHPVARAIVEAARSEGLNLPAAQDVQAVPGFGVQGLVDGLRVQVGADRFMSRLGVDISAVAAEAQALADAGHTPMFAAVNGQLAALVTAVDPLKAGSLEAVQALRDAGLRVVIVTGDHQRTAHAVARQLGIDEVRAEVLPEDKQRTVQELQAGGTRVAFVGDGINDAPALAQADVGVAIGTGTDVAAESADVILMSGDLRGVPTARRLSRATLANIRLNLLWAFGYNVLLIPVAAGALFPLLGWQLSPVLAAAAMGLSSVLVLSNALRLRRFRGPERVQTSGLA; encoded by the coding sequence ATGAGTCAGACAATGGAACTCGGGGTGGGCGGTATGACCTGCGCCAGCTGCACGGCGCGGGTCGAACGCAGCCTCAAACGCTTGAGCGGCGTCGAAGACGCCACCGTAAACCTGGCCACTGAACGCGCCACCGTCACCTTCGACCCCGCGCACGTCACGCCGCAGGACCTCGTGAACACCGTCCGCAGCGCCGGGTACGAACCGGCTACCGCTGACCTGGAGTTCGGGGTGGGCGGCATGACCTGCGCGAACTGCTCCGGCCGGGTCGAGCGGGCCCTGAACCGCACGCCGGGGGTCCTCTCGGCCAGCGTGAACCTCGCCACCGAGCGGGCCAGCGTCCGCTACCTGCCCCAGTCGGTCACGCCGGACACCCTGCGCGCCGCCGTGGTGGACGCCGGGTACAGCGTGGCGGACGCGGAAGCAGAAGTGGCGGAGAATCCCCGTGCGGCAGAGGTGCGTTCCCTGCGCCGCGCGGTGACGTTCAGCGCCGCGTTCGCCGTGCCGCTGCTGCTGCTGGCCATGGCACCCATGCTGATCATGCCGCTGCACATGTGGCTGATGAGCACGCTGGGGGAACGCAGCCTGAACGTCCTGATGCTGCTGCTGGCGGCGCCCGTGCAGTTCGGTCCGGGCCGGCGCTTCTACCGGCTGGGCTGGGCCGCGCTGCGCCACCGCAGTCCGGACATGAATTCCCTGGTGATGATCGGCACCACCGCTGCGTTCGGCTACAGCCTGCTCGTGACCCTGGCGCCCGACCTGTTCCCGCCGGGCACGCGGCACGTGTACTACGAGGCGTCCGGCGTGGTGATCACGCTGGTGCTGCTCGGCAAGTACTTCGAGGCGGTCGCCAAGGGGCGCTCCAGTGACGCGATGCGCGCGCTGCTGAACCTCCAGCCGCCGGTTGCGCACGTGCTGCGCGGCGGCACCGAGCAGGACCTGCCTCTGGCGGCCGTGCGGGTCGGGGACGAGATTCTGGTGCGACCCGGCGAGAAGATCCCGGTGGACGGCGTGGTCGAGCGGGGCTCGTCCTTCGTGGACGAGAGCATGCTGACGGGCGAGAGCGTCCCCGTGCACAAGGAGGCGGGCGCGGAGCTGACGGGCGGCACCCTGAACGGCACGGGCGCGCTGCACCTGCGGGCCACGCGCGTCGGCGCGGACACGGCCCTGGCGGGCATCATCCGCCTGGTCGAGCGGGCGCAGGGCAGCAAGCCGCCCATCCAGGGCCTCGCGGACCGCGTGGTGGCCGTGTTCGTGCCGGCCGTGCTGGTCATCGCGGCCCTCACCTTCATGGCCTGGCTGCTGGCCGGCGGGCCGGACGCCCTGCCGCGCGCGCTGGTCAGTACGGTCGCGGTGCTGATCATCGCGTGCCCCTGCGCGATGGGCCTGGCGACCCCCACGAGCGTGATGGTCGGCACGGGCCGCGCGGCGGAGCTGGGCGTGCTGTTCCGCAGTGGCGCGGCGCTGGAGGGCCTGCAGGACGCGCAGGTCGTGGCGCTGGATAAGACCGGCACCCTCACGCAGGGGCGCCCCACGCTGGGAGAGGTGCGGGCCGTGGCGCCCTGGACGCGCGGGGACGTGCTGCGTGTCGTCGGGAGCGTGGAGGCCAGCAGTGAACATCCGGTCGCCCGGGCGATCGTGGAGGCCGCCCGCAGCGAGGGCCTGAACCTTCCGGCGGCACAGGACGTGCAGGCCGTGCCGGGCTTTGGCGTGCAGGGGCTCGTGGACGGCCTGCGCGTGCAGGTGGGCGCGGACCGGTTCATGAGCCGGCTGGGTGTGGACATCAGCGCTGTGGCCGCCGAAGCGCAGGCCCTGGCGGACGCGGGGCACACGCCGATGTTCGCGGCCGTGAATGGGCAGCTGGCGGCGCTGGTCACGGCGGTCGATCCCCTAAAAGCCGGCAGTCTGGAGGCCGTGCAGGCGCTCAGGGACGCGGGCCTGCGGGTGGTGATAGTCACCGGCGATCACCAGCGGACGGCGCACGCCGTGGCGCGGCAGCTGGGCATCGACGAGGTGCGCGCGGAGGTGCTGCCCGAGGACAAGCAGCGGACCGTGCAGGAACTGCAGGCCGGCGGGACCCGCGTGGCGTTCGTCGGGGACGGCATCAACGACGCGCCCGCGCTGGCGCAGGCGGATGTGGGCGTCGCCATCGGGACCGGCACGGACGTCGCGGCCGAGAGTGCCGACGTGATTCTCATGAGTGGTGATCTGCGCGGCGTGCCCACTGCCCGGCGCCTGAGCCGCGCCACGCTGGCGAACATCCGCCTGAACCTGCTGTGGGCGTTCGGGTACAACGTGCTGCTCATTCCGGTCGCGGCGGGCGCGCTGTTCCCGCTGCTGGGCTGGCAGCTCAGCCCCGTGCTGGCCGCTGCCGCGATGGGACTGTCCAGCGTGCTGGTCCTCAGCAACGCCCTGCGCCTGCGGCGCTTCCGGGGGCCGGAACGGGTCCAGACCAGCGGACTGGCATAA
- a CDS encoding glycerol-3-phosphate dehydrogenase/oxidase, with translation MTTQDPRQDALTAATTPESWDLLVIGGGASGLGTALEAATRGYRTLLLEAHDYAKGTSSRSTKLVHGGVRYLAQGNVSLVREALHERGLLKRNAPHLVRDLGFLIAAYKWWAAPFYGIGLKMYDLLAGKLNLQPSRYVNKAQALARTPTLKQSGLKGGILYFDGQFDDSRLAITLLRSLEDHGGVALNHAPVVGLLKDGGRVVGARFRDDETGQEHEVRARAVVNATGVFVDDIRRMERSDVKPMLSPSQGVHVVVDRRFLPGDSAIMVPRTDDGRVLFAVPWHDHVVIGTTDTPVPETSLEPRALPEEIDFILRTAAQYMDPAPTRADVRSVYVGLRPLVKAAEGTDTKSLSRDHVIRISDGGLITLTGGKWTTYRRMGEDTVNRAAAQAGLPERLSLTAGLKLHGATTQDLPDHWKVYGTDAERVQALPGANQKIHQDLPYTEAEVRWAARAEQARTAEDVLSRRLRALLLNAQASIEAAPRVAAILAEELGRDQAWQAEQVRAYTDVAQGYVLR, from the coding sequence ATGACCACCCAAGACCCCCGCCAAGACGCCCTGACCGCCGCCACCACCCCTGAATCCTGGGACCTCCTCGTCATCGGGGGGGGCGCCTCCGGCCTGGGCACCGCCCTGGAAGCCGCCACCCGCGGCTACCGCACCCTGCTGCTCGAAGCACACGACTACGCCAAGGGCACCAGCAGCCGCTCCACCAAACTCGTGCACGGCGGCGTGCGCTACCTCGCGCAGGGCAACGTCTCCCTGGTCCGCGAGGCGCTGCACGAACGCGGCCTGCTCAAGCGCAACGCCCCACACCTCGTGCGCGACCTGGGCTTCCTGATCGCCGCGTACAAGTGGTGGGCCGCGCCCTTCTACGGCATCGGCCTGAAGATGTACGACCTGCTGGCCGGCAAGCTGAACCTCCAGCCCAGCCGCTACGTGAACAAGGCGCAGGCCCTGGCGCGCACGCCCACCCTGAAGCAGAGTGGCCTGAAAGGCGGCATCCTCTACTTCGACGGGCAGTTCGATGATTCCCGGCTGGCGATCACGCTGCTGCGCAGCCTGGAAGACCACGGCGGCGTCGCGCTGAACCACGCGCCCGTCGTGGGGCTGCTCAAGGACGGGGGCCGCGTCGTCGGCGCCCGCTTCCGCGACGACGAGACCGGACAGGAACACGAGGTCCGCGCCAGGGCCGTCGTGAACGCCACCGGCGTGTTCGTGGACGACATCCGCCGCATGGAACGCAGCGACGTCAAACCCATGCTCTCCCCCAGCCAGGGCGTGCACGTCGTCGTGGACCGCCGCTTCCTGCCCGGGGACAGCGCCATCATGGTGCCCCGCACCGACGACGGCCGCGTGCTGTTCGCCGTGCCCTGGCACGATCACGTCGTGATCGGCACCACCGACACCCCCGTGCCCGAGACGAGCCTCGAACCCCGCGCGCTGCCCGAGGAGATCGACTTCATCCTGCGCACCGCCGCGCAGTACATGGACCCCGCCCCCACCCGCGCGGACGTCCGCAGCGTGTACGTGGGCCTGCGTCCCCTGGTGAAGGCCGCCGAGGGCACCGACACCAAGAGCCTGTCGCGCGACCACGTCATCCGCATCAGCGACGGCGGCCTGATCACCCTGACCGGCGGCAAGTGGACCACCTACCGCCGCATGGGCGAGGACACCGTCAACCGCGCCGCCGCGCAGGCCGGACTGCCCGAACGCCTGAGCCTCACGGCCGGGCTGAAACTGCACGGCGCGACTACCCAGGACCTTCCGGATCACTGGAAGGTGTACGGCACGGACGCCGAGCGCGTGCAGGCGCTGCCCGGCGCGAACCAGAAGATCCACCAGGACCTCCCGTACACCGAGGCGGAGGTCCGCTGGGCCGCCCGCGCCGAGCAGGCCCGCACCGCCGAGGACGTCCTGTCCCGCCGCCTGCGCGCCCTGCTCCTGAACGCGCAGGCCAGCATCGAGGCCGCGCCCCGCGTCGCCGCGATCCTCGCGGAGGAACTCGGCCGGGACCAGGCGTGGCAGGCCGAACAGGTCCGCGCCTACACCGACGTCGCGCAGGGATACGTGCTGCGCTGA
- the glpK gene encoding glycerol kinase GlpK gives MTQQKYILALDQGTTSSRAIVFDHAGDIKAVGQKEFRQIFPRPGWVEHDATEIWSTQIGVAQEALSKAGIRASDVAAIGITNQRETTLIWDRQTGRPIHNAIVWQDRRTAPYCDEIRAQHEATFQQKTGLVLDAYFSGTKVRWLLDNVEGARERAEKGELAFGTIDSWLVYNLTGGELHITDATNASRTLLYNIHIGEWDDELLSILNVPRSVLPEVRNSSEVYGQTAEGLLGARIPIAGIGGDQQAATFGQACLEKGMAKNTYGTGCFMLMNTAQEAVPSQNKLLTTVAWQLDGQRTYALEGSVFIAGAVVQWLRDGLGIIRDSGEVEALARTVDSSEGVMLVPAFVGLGAPYWDSYARGTMVGITRGTTKAHIARAALESVAYQSAELLEAMQKDAGAPLKELRVDGGASNNDLMMQFQADILGVPVVRPKVTETTALGAAYLAGLAVGYWQSTAEIAGQWQEGKRFEPQMEAGERKRLMARWKKAVSRARDWEDER, from the coding sequence ATGACCCAGCAGAAATACATTCTCGCGCTCGACCAGGGCACCACCAGCAGCCGCGCCATCGTCTTCGACCACGCCGGGGACATCAAGGCGGTTGGGCAGAAGGAATTCCGGCAGATCTTCCCCCGCCCCGGCTGGGTCGAGCACGACGCGACCGAAATCTGGAGCACGCAGATCGGCGTGGCGCAGGAGGCGCTGTCTAAGGCGGGCATCCGCGCGTCCGACGTCGCCGCGATCGGCATCACCAACCAGCGCGAGACCACGCTGATCTGGGACCGGCAGACCGGGCGGCCCATCCACAACGCGATCGTGTGGCAGGACCGCCGCACCGCGCCCTACTGCGACGAGATCCGCGCGCAGCACGAGGCGACCTTCCAGCAGAAGACCGGACTGGTGCTCGACGCGTACTTCAGCGGCACGAAGGTCAGGTGGCTGCTCGACAACGTCGAGGGCGCCCGCGAACGCGCCGAGAAGGGCGAACTGGCCTTCGGGACCATCGACTCCTGGCTGGTGTACAACCTGACGGGCGGCGAGCTGCACATCACGGACGCCACGAACGCCAGCCGCACCCTGCTGTACAACATCCACATCGGCGAGTGGGACGACGAGCTGCTGAGCATCCTGAACGTGCCGCGCAGCGTGCTGCCCGAGGTGCGCAACTCCTCCGAGGTGTACGGCCAGACCGCCGAGGGGCTGCTGGGCGCGCGGATTCCCATCGCCGGGATCGGCGGGGACCAGCAGGCCGCGACCTTCGGGCAGGCCTGCCTGGAAAAGGGCATGGCGAAGAACACCTACGGCACCGGCTGCTTCATGCTGATGAACACCGCGCAGGAGGCCGTGCCCAGCCAGAACAAGCTGCTGACCACCGTGGCGTGGCAGCTGGACGGGCAGCGCACCTACGCGCTGGAAGGCAGCGTGTTCATCGCGGGGGCCGTGGTGCAGTGGCTGCGCGACGGGCTGGGCATCATCCGTGACAGCGGCGAGGTTGAGGCTCTGGCCCGCACGGTGGACAGCAGCGAGGGCGTGATGCTGGTGCCGGCGTTCGTGGGTCTGGGCGCGCCGTACTGGGACAGCTACGCGCGCGGCACGATGGTGGGCATCACGCGCGGCACGACCAAGGCGCACATCGCGCGCGCCGCGCTGGAGAGCGTGGCCTACCAGTCGGCCGAGCTGCTCGAAGCCATGCAGAAGGACGCGGGCGCGCCCCTGAAGGAACTGCGCGTGGACGGCGGGGCCAGCAACAACGACCTGATGATGCAGTTCCAGGCGGACATCCTGGGCGTGCCGGTCGTGCGGCCCAAAGTGACCGAGACGACCGCGCTGGGCGCCGCGTACCTGGCGGGCCTGGCCGTGGGGTACTGGCAGAGCACGGCCGAGATTGCCGGGCAGTGGCAGGAAGGCAAGCGCTTCGAGCCGCAGATGGAGGCAGGCGAGCGTAAGCGCCTGATGGCCCGCTGGAAGAAGGCGGTCAGCCGCGCCCGCGACTGGGAAGACGAACGCTGA
- a CDS encoding bifunctional diguanylate cyclase/phosphodiesterase, producing MPVVLPPSWHELLDHIRSQPGDAALTALNSFAFDALPDECFYFAQALYHRIHSDLGQAEQAIARALEASAIRGNTAIYSDSLLLQSFVSYSRFDSAAAFEALRRAQQIKSEIGDVTGQIKILCNLANLAISQQKLSEAREAHQQASALYHSLPVTEQDALLELYLLNIDGLILEQLGDYQAAAQSYRFGLIKSTEAGLDKLEVSFGLNYYEALASLPEHAADPELFQRFEEFLGRRHVRESVQQSLAPARIYRAMGNSDAALQYALAMVQGARVQGNASLELEATVEVARAATSSQLIEKPEVINVLAMAKKSQRLPEALTILKFIVNDPRFTEEERLNVYYPELVEVQQTIFDAVRDQAVQNLTRQAGIENARRIAQYEQELRFQAEKTIQRQIEELERGRLFDALTGLPNRVMLLAQVAQQVRAPAEPFALLTLDLNRFQLINDTYGHDFADEVLRIVAQRLQHLLLPGELVARVGGDEFALLLTVREDLRVRADEVVRAVARPIKYADQVVRISGSAGAACWPQDASDGEALRRASELALLDAKTHGEVMTFFDAKAHAHAGLEGDLARALDRGEYELHFQPLVNTQAQRVVSAEALLRWNSSEHGLQFPGTFMPILERGDHIVEVGAWVLREACRAAQGWGGVRVAVNLSARQFASPDLLDTVRSALRESGLAPQLLELEVTESLMMLNPERTARILSALRDDGIHVMLDDFGTGYSSLAYLSQFPLSGLKVDRTFVQQMMREPRGPSAAIVRAMVSLSRDLGLELVAEGVETLNDVETLSGEGIQVMQGYYFARPTRDWKPLNFTASSRPTP from the coding sequence GTGCCTGTGGTGCTCCCGCCCTCATGGCATGAACTGCTCGACCACATCCGCTCTCAGCCTGGGGACGCGGCCCTGACCGCCCTGAACAGCTTCGCCTTCGACGCCTTGCCCGACGAGTGCTTCTACTTCGCGCAGGCCCTGTACCACCGGATTCACAGTGACCTGGGTCAGGCGGAACAGGCCATCGCGCGCGCGCTGGAAGCCTCAGCCATCCGGGGCAACACCGCCATCTATTCAGACAGCCTGCTGCTTCAGTCGTTCGTCAGTTACTCCCGGTTTGACAGCGCCGCGGCCTTCGAGGCGCTGCGCCGGGCCCAGCAGATCAAGAGTGAGATCGGTGACGTGACCGGGCAGATCAAGATCCTGTGCAACCTGGCCAACCTGGCCATCAGTCAGCAGAAGCTGAGCGAGGCCCGGGAAGCGCACCAGCAGGCCAGCGCGCTCTATCACAGCCTGCCCGTCACAGAGCAGGACGCGCTGCTGGAGCTGTACCTGCTGAACATTGACGGGCTCATCCTTGAGCAGCTCGGGGATTACCAGGCGGCCGCGCAGTCCTACCGGTTCGGCCTGATCAAATCCACCGAGGCTGGCCTGGACAAACTGGAGGTCAGTTTCGGCCTGAACTACTACGAGGCCCTGGCGAGCCTGCCCGAGCACGCCGCTGACCCGGAGTTGTTTCAGCGGTTTGAGGAGTTCCTGGGTCGCCGGCACGTGCGGGAGTCGGTGCAGCAGTCGCTTGCCCCAGCCCGCATCTACCGGGCCATGGGCAACTCGGACGCGGCGCTGCAGTACGCGCTGGCGATGGTGCAGGGCGCGCGCGTGCAGGGCAACGCGTCCCTGGAGCTGGAGGCGACCGTGGAGGTCGCCCGTGCCGCGACGTCCAGTCAGCTGATCGAGAAGCCCGAGGTTATCAACGTGCTGGCCATGGCCAAGAAGAGCCAGCGGCTGCCGGAAGCGCTGACCATCCTGAAATTCATCGTGAATGACCCGCGCTTCACGGAAGAGGAGCGGCTCAACGTCTACTACCCGGAACTGGTCGAGGTGCAGCAGACGATCTTCGACGCCGTCCGGGACCAGGCCGTGCAGAACCTGACCCGTCAGGCCGGAATTGAGAACGCCCGCCGGATCGCCCAGTACGAGCAGGAACTGAGGTTCCAGGCGGAGAAGACCATTCAGCGGCAGATTGAGGAACTGGAGCGCGGGCGGCTGTTCGACGCGCTGACGGGCCTGCCCAACCGCGTGATGCTGCTCGCGCAGGTGGCGCAGCAGGTGCGGGCGCCGGCCGAGCCGTTCGCGCTGCTGACCCTGGACCTCAACCGCTTTCAGCTGATCAACGACACGTACGGTCATGACTTTGCCGATGAGGTGCTGCGGATCGTGGCGCAGCGCCTGCAGCACCTGCTGCTGCCAGGTGAACTGGTCGCCCGGGTGGGCGGTGACGAGTTTGCCCTGCTGCTGACCGTGCGGGAGGACCTGCGCGTCCGGGCGGACGAGGTGGTCCGCGCGGTAGCCCGCCCGATCAAGTACGCCGATCAGGTCGTGAGGATCTCCGGCTCGGCCGGCGCCGCGTGCTGGCCTCAGGATGCCAGTGACGGCGAAGCGCTCCGCCGCGCCTCCGAACTGGCCCTGCTGGACGCCAAGACCCACGGTGAGGTCATGACGTTCTTTGACGCCAAAGCGCACGCCCACGCGGGCCTGGAAGGAGACCTGGCGCGCGCCCTGGACCGCGGCGAGTACGAACTGCACTTCCAGCCGCTGGTGAACACGCAGGCGCAGCGCGTCGTGAGTGCCGAGGCGCTGCTGCGCTGGAACAGCTCTGAACACGGCCTGCAGTTTCCCGGGACGTTCATGCCAATCCTGGAACGCGGGGATCACATCGTGGAGGTGGGCGCCTGGGTGCTGCGCGAAGCGTGCCGCGCCGCCCAGGGATGGGGGGGCGTGCGGGTCGCGGTGAACCTCTCCGCGCGGCAGTTTGCAAGCCCGGACCTGCTGGACACCGTCCGCTCGGCCCTGCGGGAGTCCGGACTGGCGCCGCAACTGCTTGAACTGGAGGTCACGGAGAGCCTGATGATGCTCAACCCCGAGCGGACCGCCAGAATCCTGTCTGCCCTGCGGGACGACGGTATTCACGTCATGCTGGACGACTTCGGGACGGGGTACAGCAGCCTGGCGTACCTGTCGCAGTTCCCGCTCAGCGGCCTGAAGGTGGACCGCACCTTCGTGCAGCAGATGATGCGGGAGCCGCGCGGCCCGAGCGCCGCGATCGTCCGGGCGATGGTCAGCCTCAGCCGGGACCTGGGCCTGGAACTCGTGGCGGAGGGCGTGGAAACCCTGAATGACGTCGAGACCCTGAGCGGCGAAGGCATTCAGGTCATGCAGGGCTACTACTTCGCGCGGCCCACCCGGGACTGGAAACCCCTGAATTTCACCGCCAGTTCGCGCCCGACGCCCTGA
- a CDS encoding sugar-binding transcriptional regulator: MTEPTPDDTAAHAVQVARLYYHQGLTTDAIARELGLSRPKVSRLLTLARRTGLVEIRIHDPQAQPQGLEAQLRDRYPFLHPQVVSVPPGSPENIWLERVAVAAAHLLGQVLRPGQTVGLAWGTTLDAVSRALTPRSITNLQFVQLNGSANALDFMSGFVTDTITRFAANYGARAHLFPVPTFFDDPATRAAMWRERSVQHVLELQDRADVLLYSVGAASAQVPSHVYAAGYLDDTDLAQLRAQGVAGDIATVFFREDGSYQGLPINARSSGPDLGLTRRAQHAICVVSGLGKVQALRAALRGELMTTLVIDEVTARTLLGLPDPH; this comes from the coding sequence GTGACCGAACCCACCCCGGACGACACCGCGGCGCACGCCGTGCAGGTCGCCCGCCTCTACTACCATCAGGGCCTCACCACGGACGCCATCGCCCGCGAACTGGGCCTCTCGCGCCCCAAGGTCAGCCGCCTGCTCACCCTGGCGCGCCGCACCGGACTGGTCGAGATCCGCATCCATGACCCCCAGGCCCAGCCGCAGGGCCTCGAAGCGCAGCTGCGCGACCGCTACCCCTTCCTGCACCCCCAGGTCGTCAGCGTTCCCCCGGGCAGCCCCGAGAACATCTGGCTGGAACGCGTCGCCGTGGCTGCCGCCCACCTGCTCGGGCAGGTCCTGCGCCCCGGACAGACCGTCGGCCTCGCCTGGGGCACCACCCTGGACGCCGTCTCCCGCGCCCTGACGCCCCGGTCCATCACGAACCTCCAGTTCGTGCAGCTCAACGGCAGCGCCAACGCCCTGGACTTCATGAGCGGCTTCGTGACCGACACCATCACCCGCTTCGCCGCGAACTACGGCGCGCGCGCGCACCTGTTCCCGGTCCCCACCTTCTTCGACGATCCCGCCACCCGCGCCGCCATGTGGCGCGAACGCAGCGTGCAGCACGTCCTGGAGCTCCAGGACCGCGCCGACGTGCTGCTGTACTCGGTCGGCGCGGCCAGTGCGCAGGTGCCCAGCCACGTGTACGCCGCCGGGTACCTCGACGACACGGACCTCGCGCAGCTGCGCGCGCAGGGCGTCGCGGGGGACATCGCCACCGTCTTCTTCCGCGAGGACGGCAGCTACCAGGGGCTGCCCATCAACGCCCGCAGCAGCGGCCCGGACCTGGGCCTCACCCGCCGCGCGCAGCACGCCATCTGCGTGGTCAGCGGGCTGGGCAAGGTCCAGGCGCTGCGCGCCGCCCTGCGCGGGGAACTCATGACCACGCTGGTCATCGACGAGGTCACCGCCCGTACCCTCCTGGGCCTGCCCGACCCCCACTGA